CACCGGTCTCGATTAACTGCGTGAGGGACTCGGGCTGATGGTAGAGATGTAGCAAGGCCTTGGGATCGGGAGTGCCAATTCCGACGCTGCCGTTAGGTACAGCGCGCACGAAACTGGCAGCCGCTACCCCGTCCAACTGAGCAGCACTCAGGCTGTGAATGGCGTAGGGAACCAGTCTGACTTCCTGCCTCGGCGACAGCACTCGCAGCGGCGTGCCGGCACCGGCTTGGCTCACGCTGATCTCCAAATAGCGTAGAGATCCATCAAACGCGCTCGCGCCGAAGTCCAGGGTCACAGTAAAGGCGCCGTCGTTAACAGATACGGAAGAGTCCGTGATCGTACCCCCCTTCTGAACACCGAAGCCCAACTCGGGCACATCGAACAGCTTGAACTCCATCGCGTAGGTCCCCGTGGCCGGGGCTCCATTCTCCGTGAGGCGACCCTGATAAGCCAGCGGTGCCGGTTGAGCGCCGGTGTTGTTTCCTGAACCAAGCAAGGCCACGGCAATCGCGACGATCAAATTCGACCAGATGAGTCTCTTCATAAGCGTTGTGGAACCGTTCACCCCCCTCGTGGAGTGGCAGGCTCCAACATGTTATTCAGCATCGGCGCCGAGACATTACAAAAGGAGCGGCAGGAAACCGCTCTGCGCGGCTAAGCTCCCAACTTACCGCAGAAGTCATTGAGATACAGCATGAAGAGACGAAGAGCGCGCACCCAGAAAATCGTCAGTTTGACGGGAGCCCTGCCCCAAACTTGCCGGAGCCTTCTCCGTCTACTCCGGGACGGGGCCTATCCACCGCTCCGGCCGCAGCAACAATGACGTTAACAGGAAGCGGCGGGCGTCATCATAGGGAGCCGCGAAGGTGCAAACCCAGGCCTCTGTGAAGGCCGGGCGACGCGTGATCTTTAAGGCGGTCGAGCCTTGGGCGGAGGGTGCCATTTCGATGGAAAGCGGCAGTTCAAGCTCCGGCACGCTTGCTTCCAACTCGCGCCATTCTTGGGCGGAGATCGAACCAGGCTCGATTCCCGGCCGAAGCCTGACACTATGTGCCAAAAGCTCGGCCATCCGAGGTGGCAACTTCGAGAGTGCCACCGCGATCATCTCGACCGACGTCTCAAACCGGGTTTCCGGAAAATCAAGGGATCCGCCTTCGGGCCAGAAGACTTCGACCTGGATTCCCGACATGACTCCCGACGGAGGCACAGGATGCGCCAAGGGAGGTTCATTGGCCGGTGGAAAAGCGTAGTATTCGTGTTCCCTCCAAACGGTAGGGCCATTCACCTGCCGCAGAACGATGGTTCTCCCTCCCGGCCAGCCTTGCGGGATGGTTTGCCGCCAACCATCCCAGTGATGTTTCGAGGTCGATTCAAAGAGCCGAACCACCGGCACTTCCACGGGGGAGAACTGCAGATCCACCGTTCGAAGCGTAGGCCAGAGGGGGAGTGATCCGCGCAAGGGTTGAGCCGCGAGTCCGCTAGGCCGAGCCTCGCCGCGAAGGGATGACACGCTACACTGCAGTCCGAAGCCAGCATCCAAGATCGGCGTCTCTGTAGACCACCGCTCGAACTCTAGGTGACCGAGGCGGCCAGCCACCACCCGGACACTTTGCAACTGGTAGGCGCCATACTTGGCGTCGGGACAGCGGAGGGACACGGCAAAGGTCAGATTGGATCCGCTGGCCACCAGACTCTGTCGGACTGAACGGAACTCTTCTCGTTGCACCCGAATGAGTTCCCTGGATCCACTGCCCATCCAACCCCGCCAGAGATTCAGGGAGCGGGTCTTCTTGACGTCGCGCTCGCGATAGGGCCGATAAACAGCTTCGACGCCAGACGCCTCTCCCGCCCCTGCGGCTTCCCGCAGCGTGAATTGGACGTCGCCCGGTGGGATCGGCTGAGCCAGCGAATGAAGACTGGGGTCGGCGGCAGACATCGGTGCGGTTAAAGTTAAGCAAGCGGCGAGGATTCCCCAAAACAATGAAAAGCATGGCGCCCCCGCCATCCCCACCGGTCTTAAGCCCAGATCCGTCGCCATGCTAAAACACAGACTCTAAATTCGGGCTCCGCGATTGACCAGTGCGGTTTTCCTGGTTGATTGTCCCGCGCGTCCCCCTTGACTTCCCAACATCTCTTGACAATTTGAACGTCAATCATCGGAAACTGTTTTTTTGTCCGGATTGAAACTGGGCGGGTGCTACTTCGTGGAACATTTGTGCTATGAACACGATCTCGAACGACCGCGAATTGATTGGGCGATATGTGGGGGGGCAATCGGAGGACGCTTTCAAAGAGCTCTTCCGCAAGCACTTTTCGCTGGTATATGGGTCGGCGCGACGGATCACGCGCGATCCCGATCTGGCCTGTGATGTTGCTCAGTGTGTGTTCCACCAGTTTGCTCGGAAAGCGGGCTCGCTGGCTCCCGATGTCCACTTGGGGGGATGGCTGTACAGAGCCTCCGTCTTTGAAGCCAGCAAACTGGTTCGTTCGGAGTGCCGTCGGAGGAGCCGGGAGATGGAAGCCGGTATTCTGACTGAGGGGCAATCCCGTACCGACCTCGTTTCCGAAGACGGGGTCTCCTTGGAAGAGCAGCTGGACCAAGCTCTGGGTCGGTTGGGAGCCGATGACCGGAAGTTGGTCCTGCTTCGCTTTTGGCATCGGATGACCGCTCGCCAGATCGCAAAAATCCTAGGGCTGACCGAGGCAGCCGCCCAGAAGAGGCTCACCCGTGCCTTGGACAAGCTTCGCAGCCAAGTGCAGCTGAACGGTCTCGTTCCCGATATCGCCATAGTCACCGGGTTGCTCCAAGCGATGTTAAGCCAGACGGCCCCCTCCACCCAAGCAGCCAAGGTTTCCTACCTGATGGACGCCCTGCTGCATGGAAGAAGGGCAGCTTGGACGACTCGATTCGAGTCTTTCCTATACCAGGTGTTGCATGCTCACCGGCCGGCTGTCACGAGCGCATTGGTGGCTTTGAACATCGTCCTGTGGGCAGGCATCTACCAACCGGCCCAAGACGCATGGAGCCACCGAGGCGACTCAGGATCCACGCTCACGCTCGTCAACGGATGGCGAAATCTCAGCATGGGTTTCGGGCTCCTGGTTGACTCATCCTTTACCACTCTCGGCATCTATCCCCCCAACACGCCACGTTCGGGCACTGGATTCTGCCTCTGAGCAGCCCGCTACTTTCGCCTCCATTCCTCACGTTCGGCTAAGGCAAGCCTGGAGCCGTTGTGGGCTCGAGCCTCGCCCCACCTTAAATCAAGGCTACTAGCCTGTCGGACTTATCCCCCACACCGGTGTCCGTTTTTAACGTCGGTGGGTGCTATAGACTGAAAATCGACAGTCAACACTCAACTATCAAACTCCGGACCCACAACGGAACCAAGAACCATGAAGACAATTCAACGAACTCCATTCTTCCACCGCTTCAGGGGTGAGCTCGTAGCGGCCAGTTTACTCCTGATGGTTTTCTCACAGCCTCGTCACTCCCACGCTGCCGACCTTCTTGAGGTGGCGGGGGGCGATGGCCGATTCACCACTCTCGTTAGCGCAGTCCAGATTGCCGGGCTCACCGAGACGCTCAAGGCCGACACCCAGGCCGGACTCACCGTCTTTGCGCCCACCGATGCTGCGTTCGCCAAACTGCCGCCAGCCACGCTCGCCGGGTTGGTGGCAAATCCCAGCCGGTTGCGCACG
The DNA window shown above is from Verrucomicrobiales bacterium and carries:
- a CDS encoding sigma-70 family RNA polymerase sigma factor; translated protein: MNTISNDRELIGRYVGGQSEDAFKELFRKHFSLVYGSARRITRDPDLACDVAQCVFHQFARKAGSLAPDVHLGGWLYRASVFEASKLVRSECRRRSREMEAGILTEGQSRTDLVSEDGVSLEEQLDQALGRLGADDRKLVLLRFWHRMTARQIAKILGLTEAAAQKRLTRALDKLRSQVQLNGLVPDIAIVTGLLQAMLSQTAPSTQAAKVSYLMDALLHGRRAAWTTRFESFLYQVLHAHRPAVTSALVALNIVLWAGIYQPAQDAWSHRGDSGSTLTLVNGWRNLSMGFGLLVDSSFTTLGIYPPNTPRSGTGFCL